The following coding sequences are from one Polynucleobacter sp. JS-JIR-II-50 window:
- a CDS encoding tryptophan--tRNA ligase gives MFAERVLSGMRPTGSLHLGHYHGVLKNWVRLQSEYPCFFFVADWHALTTHYETPDVIEQSVWDMVIDWLATGVDPNQATLFIQSKVPEHAELFLLLSMGTPLGWLERVPTYKDQIEKLKEKDLQTYGFLGYPLLQAADILMYRAQLVPVGEDQVPHVEMTREVARRFNYLYGREPGFEEKALEAVKKLGSKRAKMYAELRVAFQERGDDEALEQAKALLQEAQSLSMADRERLFGFLEGARKIILPEPQALLTTASRMPGIDGQKMSKSYGNTISIRENPEDVIKKIRTMPTDPARVRRTDAGDPARCPVWQLHTVYSNEETKQWVDKGCKSAGIGCLECKQPVIDSILAEQQPMFERAQKYLDDPSLLRSIIADGCDKARKVAQETMREVREAMGLAYD, from the coding sequence ATGTTTGCTGAACGCGTTCTCTCTGGCATGCGACCAACCGGTAGCCTGCACTTGGGTCACTACCATGGTGTTTTAAAGAATTGGGTGCGCTTGCAGTCCGAGTATCCATGCTTCTTTTTTGTGGCTGATTGGCATGCATTAACTACTCATTATGAGACTCCGGATGTTATTGAGCAGTCTGTGTGGGATATGGTGATTGATTGGTTAGCAACAGGTGTTGATCCCAATCAGGCGACTTTGTTTATTCAAAGCAAAGTGCCTGAGCACGCTGAGCTTTTTCTATTGCTTTCTATGGGAACCCCATTGGGATGGCTTGAGCGGGTGCCCACCTACAAGGATCAAATTGAGAAACTCAAGGAAAAAGATCTCCAGACTTATGGTTTCCTAGGTTATCCATTGCTGCAGGCTGCCGATATATTGATGTATCGCGCACAGTTGGTGCCTGTTGGTGAAGATCAAGTACCACACGTAGAGATGACTCGTGAGGTAGCGCGTCGCTTTAATTATTTATACGGACGCGAGCCCGGCTTTGAAGAAAAAGCCTTAGAGGCAGTTAAAAAATTAGGCAGCAAGCGCGCCAAAATGTATGCGGAATTACGAGTAGCATTCCAAGAGCGTGGTGATGATGAGGCATTGGAGCAAGCCAAAGCGTTGCTACAAGAAGCGCAGAGTTTGTCGATGGCTGATCGCGAAAGGCTCTTTGGCTTTTTAGAGGGTGCTCGCAAAATTATCCTGCCTGAGCCACAAGCATTGCTCACAACGGCATCACGGATGCCTGGTATCGATGGTCAGAAGATGTCTAAGTCTTATGGCAATACCATCAGCATTCGCGAAAATCCCGAAGATGTGATTAAAAAGATTCGTACGATGCCAACCGATCCAGCGCGCGTCCGCAGAACCGACGCAGGGGATCCGGCACGTTGCCCCGTATGGCAACTGCACACTGTTTACTCCAATGAAGAAACGAAACAATGGGTTGATAAGGGCTGTAAATCTGCTGGTATTGGATGCCTTGAGTGCAAGCAACCAGTAATCGATTCAATTTTGGCTGAGCAGCAACCAATGTTTGAGCGTGCACAGAAGTATTTGGATGACCCTAGTTTGCTGCGTTCCATCATTGCTGATGGTTGCGACAAAGCGCGCAAGGTTGCCCAGGAAACTATGCGCGAGGTTCGCGAAGCAATGGGCCTTGCATACGATTGA
- the lpdA gene encoding dihydrolipoyl dehydrogenase, with the protein MSQAFDVVVIGAGPGGYIAAIRAAQLGFKVACAESSSYDDPKGETRLGGTCLNVGCIPSKALLASSEEFEKISHHAADHGIKVGAVSIDSKKMIARKDDIVTKMTGGIQYLFRKNKITLLKGHASFEGKGADGYQVKIDGKDKETVTAKNVIIATGSKARHLPGVTVDNVLICDNEGALKFDSAPKKLGVIGAGVIGLELGSVWRRLGAEVTVLEAMPSFLGACDIGIAKEAQKLFAKQGLDIHTGVKISDVKADKKGVVVNYTDSAGKTAKLECERLIVSVGRVPNTDKLGLDKIGLKVDERGFIPIDDHTCATAAPGVYAVGDVVRGPMLAHKAEDEGVLVAEVIAGQKPHIDYNCIPWVIYTDPEIAWVGKTEQALKEAGIAYKAGQFPFAANGRALGMGRADGFIKVLADSKTDEILGVHIIGANASDLIAEAAVAMEFKAAAEDIARICHAHPSLSEVMREAALATDSRALNM; encoded by the coding sequence ATGAGCCAAGCTTTTGACGTAGTAGTAATAGGTGCTGGCCCTGGTGGCTACATCGCCGCAATTCGTGCAGCGCAACTTGGTTTTAAGGTTGCCTGTGCTGAATCTAGTTCCTATGATGATCCTAAAGGTGAAACACGTTTGGGCGGTACCTGCTTAAACGTGGGTTGTATTCCTTCTAAGGCGTTGTTGGCGTCTTCGGAAGAGTTCGAGAAGATCAGCCATCACGCCGCAGATCATGGCATTAAAGTGGGTGCGGTAAGCATCGACTCTAAAAAGATGATCGCTCGTAAAGACGATATCGTTACCAAAATGACGGGTGGCATTCAGTACTTGTTCCGTAAAAACAAGATCACCTTGTTGAAAGGTCACGCTTCATTCGAGGGCAAGGGCGCTGATGGTTATCAAGTAAAGATTGATGGCAAAGACAAAGAAACGGTTACTGCAAAAAATGTGATCATTGCAACAGGATCTAAAGCTCGCCACCTCCCAGGCGTTACTGTGGATAACGTCTTGATCTGCGATAACGAAGGCGCATTGAAGTTCGACTCTGCCCCTAAGAAATTAGGCGTAATCGGTGCTGGTGTAATCGGCCTGGAGTTGGGCTCTGTATGGCGCCGTCTTGGTGCTGAAGTGACCGTGCTTGAAGCAATGCCTTCATTCTTGGGTGCTTGCGATATCGGTATTGCTAAAGAAGCTCAAAAGCTCTTTGCTAAGCAAGGCTTAGATATTCATACTGGAGTAAAGATTAGCGATGTTAAGGCCGACAAGAAGGGTGTGGTGGTCAATTACACCGATAGCGCTGGTAAGACTGCTAAGTTGGAATGTGAGCGCTTAATTGTTTCCGTTGGTCGTGTACCTAACACCGATAAATTGGGTTTAGACAAGATTGGCCTCAAAGTGGATGAGCGTGGCTTCATTCCAATTGATGATCACACTTGTGCTACTGCTGCGCCAGGCGTTTATGCTGTTGGTGACGTAGTGCGCGGCCCTATGTTGGCACACAAAGCAGAAGACGAAGGCGTCTTGGTTGCTGAAGTGATTGCCGGTCAAAAGCCTCATATCGATTACAACTGCATTCCTTGGGTGATCTATACCGATCCTGAAATTGCCTGGGTTGGTAAAACTGAACAAGCACTCAAAGAGGCAGGCATTGCTTATAAAGCAGGTCAGTTCCCCTTTGCTGCTAACGGCCGTGCATTAGGCATGGGTCGTGCTGATGGTTTCATTAAGGTATTAGCTGATTCTAAGACTGATGAGATTCTTGGCGTACATATTATTGGTGCCAATGCTTCTGACTTAATTGCTGAAGCAGCGGTTGCAATGGAATTCAAAGCAGCAGCAGAAGATATTGCTCGTATCTGTCATGCACATCCAAGTTTGTCTGAAGTGATGCGTGAAGCAGCATTGGCGACAGATTCACGTGCATTAAATATGTAA
- the zapE gene encoding cell division protein ZapE, giving the protein MKTIEFYQQELKARGYQSDPAQLRAVERLQECEDEWIAYKEIRSNSLKKKFFKPMLPRGIYLWGGVGRGKSFLMDCFYAASPLEKKIRIHFHEFMREVHRELHELSGMSDPLDELAKRISNRYRLICFDEFHINDIADAMILYRLLSALFADRVQFVMTSNYRPDQLYPNGLHRDRLIPAIKLLEEKLDVLNVDAGNDYRRVQMAQVEAYLTPVNAETQATLGQMFQTLIGNQKEARNPVLNIESRELRPLHMADGVVWFDFKTLCCGPRSQNDYLEIANQFHTVILSGVPYMPPRMTNEARRFIWLIDVLYDHKIKLIISAEVPAPDLYTEGQITAEFSRTVSRLIEMQSRDYLDAPRRVIDTSLT; this is encoded by the coding sequence TTGAAAACCATTGAGTTTTACCAACAAGAGTTAAAGGCGCGCGGGTATCAAAGTGATCCCGCGCAGCTTCGTGCTGTAGAGCGTCTTCAGGAATGCGAAGATGAATGGATTGCTTACAAAGAAATCCGCAGCAATAGCCTAAAGAAAAAGTTTTTTAAACCAATGCTTCCTCGTGGCATTTACTTGTGGGGTGGCGTAGGGCGTGGCAAATCTTTCTTAATGGACTGCTTTTATGCGGCTTCACCATTAGAAAAGAAAATCCGCATTCATTTTCATGAGTTTATGCGGGAAGTGCATCGTGAATTGCATGAACTCTCAGGAATGTCAGATCCACTAGATGAGCTTGCTAAGCGTATTTCAAATCGTTATCGCCTCATTTGTTTTGATGAGTTTCACATCAACGACATTGCCGATGCGATGATTCTCTATCGCTTACTCAGCGCACTCTTTGCTGACCGCGTACAGTTTGTGATGACATCGAACTATCGTCCAGATCAGCTCTATCCGAATGGTTTACATCGAGATCGATTGATTCCTGCAATTAAGCTGTTGGAAGAAAAGCTCGATGTCTTGAACGTAGATGCAGGCAATGATTACCGCCGTGTGCAGATGGCGCAAGTCGAAGCCTATCTGACCCCGGTCAATGCGGAAACGCAAGCAACGCTTGGTCAAATGTTCCAAACCTTAATTGGTAATCAAAAAGAGGCTCGTAATCCTGTCCTCAATATTGAGTCCCGTGAATTACGACCGCTTCATATGGCTGATGGCGTAGTTTGGTTCGACTTCAAAACTTTGTGTTGTGGCCCACGCTCACAAAATGATTATCTAGAGATTGCGAACCAGTTCCATACGGTGATCCTGTCTGGGGTGCCTTATATGCCTCCAAGAATGACAAATGAAGCCCGCCGCTTTATTTGGCTAATCGACGTCTTATACGACCACAAGATCAAGCTCATCATATCTGCTGAGGTTCCAGCCCCAGATTTGTACACTGAGGGCCAAATTACAGCTGAATTCTCTCGAACCGTGTCCCGTTTGATTGAGATGCAGTCTCGTGACTACCTAGATGCGCCGCGCCGGGTAATTGATACCAGCTTGACCTAA
- a CDS encoding peptidylprolyl isomerase produces the protein MKIEKNTIVSLRYKLTDAQNNVIEEPDSPMVYLHGGYEGTFPKIETLLDGQDIGYEATIQLEPSEAFGEYDPELLKIEPRARFPEPLEVGMQFEGVPDADEDATVDDPEDDEPLIYTVTDVADSQVVLDGNHPLAGMALRFWVQVEDVRAATDDEIENRHPEGGESFSFGMPNDEGDDEDEEFPGGALGGDSTGPRTLH, from the coding sequence ATGAAGATTGAAAAAAATACTATCGTATCCCTTCGCTATAAGTTAACCGATGCGCAAAACAATGTCATCGAGGAACCTGATTCTCCGATGGTATACCTGCACGGTGGTTATGAAGGCACTTTTCCTAAAATTGAGACTCTGCTTGATGGGCAAGATATTGGTTATGAGGCAACGATTCAGCTCGAGCCTAGTGAGGCCTTTGGTGAATATGATCCTGAGTTGTTAAAGATCGAGCCACGCGCCCGTTTCCCTGAGCCTTTAGAAGTAGGAATGCAGTTTGAAGGTGTGCCTGATGCAGATGAAGATGCGACTGTAGATGATCCTGAAGACGATGAGCCTTTAATTTATACCGTTACGGATGTTGCGGATAGCCAGGTCGTGTTGGATGGCAATCATCCGCTAGCTGGTATGGCGCTACGTTTTTGGGTTCAAGTTGAAGATGTTCGCGCGGCTACTGATGATGAAATTGAAAATCGTCATCCAGAAGGCGGTGAAAGTTTCTCATTTGGGATGCCTAATGATGAGGGCGATGATGAAGATGAAGAATTTCCAGGCGGCGCATTAGGCGGTGATAGCACTGGCCCACGTACGCTGCATTAA
- a CDS encoding bifunctional 2-polyprenyl-6-hydroxyphenol methylase/3-demethylubiquinol 3-O-methyltransferase UbiG, which translates to MPSPHDAILNASPWVRRFAPLIPKGGVVLDLACGSGRHSELLAGMGHDVLAVDQDVTVVGSIGNPLITPKHLNLEQADWPLIGLEFNAIVVTNYLYRPHLDQLPKMLQQGGVLIYETFALGNEEFGKPSNPNFLLNPGELLTFASLHGLKVVAYEDIYVDQPKPAMVQRLCAVKGELKQRIPLQFQG; encoded by the coding sequence TTGCCTAGCCCACATGATGCCATTTTGAATGCCTCGCCTTGGGTAAGGAGATTTGCGCCTCTCATTCCAAAGGGTGGGGTGGTGCTGGATTTAGCTTGCGGATCAGGTCGACACTCTGAGTTATTGGCAGGCATGGGTCACGATGTCTTGGCGGTTGATCAAGATGTCACAGTAGTAGGCTCTATTGGCAACCCGTTAATCACTCCAAAGCATCTCAATCTTGAGCAGGCTGATTGGCCCCTGATTGGTTTAGAGTTCAACGCGATCGTAGTGACAAACTACCTCTATCGTCCGCACTTAGACCAATTGCCCAAAATGCTTCAACAGGGTGGTGTTTTGATCTACGAAACCTTCGCCCTGGGGAATGAAGAATTTGGTAAGCCATCCAACCCTAATTTCCTCTTAAATCCAGGGGAATTGCTCACTTTTGCCTCCCTTCATGGTCTTAAGGTAGTGGCTTATGAGGATATTTACGTAGATCAACCCAAACCAGCCATGGTTCAGCGCCTGTGCGCGGTAAAAGGTGAGCTAAAACAGCGCATTCCGTTACAATTTCAGGGTTAA
- a CDS encoding cupin domain-containing protein produces MTSFYLSKPYEPPQAPSKLPLGEPWALFGGISPDQFMTRYWHKKPLLIRGAIPAFTLSARDGDPLDSPIPTKELLKFALQEEVEARLVKSNPWSFNNGPFTKRAIPSIDKPNWTLLLQGMEAHHPAASKILSWFRFIPDARLDDLMISIAGIGGGVGPHFDSYDVFLIQMSGRRQWKISEQKDLSLNPNLPLKILRNFKPEQEWTLEPGDMLYLPPHVAHDGIALDAGCQTWSVGFRSPSFKELLQEGLWRLAESLEDVPALENKFADPKQGATHTAEQLPEELIKQLTSKLRELKLDQIDGFLPGITAYLSEPKQQALFDAPDEPLKPQEFLRKLGSSKLLPHPQTRILSLGKQVYCNGESMTQGQAPDILSAWQTLSAHKELRASRLKQLDQSSLYEAYLAGWLVFEH; encoded by the coding sequence ATGACCTCATTTTACTTGAGCAAACCCTATGAGCCACCTCAGGCTCCCTCAAAGCTCCCTTTAGGCGAGCCCTGGGCCTTATTTGGGGGTATTAGTCCAGACCAGTTCATGACGCGATACTGGCATAAAAAGCCCCTTCTCATCCGCGGGGCGATTCCGGCATTTACCCTCTCAGCCCGGGATGGAGATCCACTAGATAGCCCCATTCCCACCAAAGAGTTACTCAAATTTGCCCTGCAAGAAGAGGTAGAGGCGCGTTTGGTTAAATCCAATCCATGGAGCTTTAATAACGGACCGTTTACTAAAAGGGCCATTCCATCGATCGACAAACCCAACTGGACTTTGCTGCTTCAAGGAATGGAGGCACATCATCCAGCAGCTTCAAAAATTCTGTCTTGGTTCCGCTTTATTCCCGATGCTCGCTTAGATGACTTAATGATTAGCATTGCTGGCATTGGAGGCGGCGTTGGGCCCCACTTTGATTCTTACGACGTATTCCTAATTCAAATGTCTGGCAGAAGGCAGTGGAAAATTTCAGAACAAAAGGATCTGAGTCTCAACCCTAATCTACCGCTAAAAATTCTGCGCAACTTTAAGCCCGAACAAGAGTGGACTTTGGAACCTGGCGACATGCTGTATTTACCACCGCATGTTGCTCATGATGGCATTGCACTAGATGCGGGTTGCCAAACATGGTCTGTTGGATTTCGTTCACCCAGCTTTAAAGAGTTACTTCAAGAAGGCTTGTGGCGCTTAGCAGAATCTTTGGAGGATGTTCCCGCCTTAGAGAACAAGTTTGCAGACCCAAAACAAGGTGCAACTCATACTGCGGAGCAGTTGCCGGAAGAGCTCATCAAACAACTGACCTCAAAACTCAGAGAGCTTAAATTAGACCAAATTGATGGGTTTCTGCCGGGGATTACCGCCTACCTTTCAGAGCCCAAACAACAGGCTCTGTTTGATGCCCCCGATGAGCCGCTAAAGCCCCAAGAATTCCTTAGAAAGCTTGGGTCCAGCAAACTACTACCTCACCCACAAACCCGTATTCTGAGCCTTGGGAAACAGGTGTATTGCAATGGAGAATCTATGACCCAGGGACAAGCCCCAGATATTCTTTCGGCCTGGCAAACCCTCTCCGCCCATAAAGAGCTCAGGGCAAGTAGACTCAAACAGCTTGATCAATCCAGTCTTTATGAGGCTTATTTAGCCGGCTGGTTGGTTTTTGAACACTGA
- a CDS encoding 3',5'-nucleoside bisphosphate phosphatase, translating to MSSFSPLNADLHCHSVISDGTLTPEQLAERAKANGVHLWALTDHDELGGQKRAREAASALNIDYLTGVEISVTWMGETIHIVGLGIDAEHTGIIEGLRRTRDGRGNRAKLMAEQLLKAGIPGAYEGALHFAGNHDLISRTHFARFLVEQGVCRNTEHVFKNYLIEGKPGYVPHQWAKLDDAVSWIKAAGGVAVIAHPGRYSRLNAMQMDELYKHFKDIGGLAIEVITGSHSPDQYKTFAKIAQQYGFLASRGSDFHDPSESHIDLGSLPHLPDHLTPVWSAFH from the coding sequence ATGAGCAGCTTTTCACCCCTAAATGCCGACTTGCATTGCCATTCAGTCATTTCTGACGGCACTTTGACGCCCGAACAATTAGCGGAGCGCGCTAAAGCCAATGGGGTGCATTTGTGGGCGCTGACAGATCACGATGAGTTGGGTGGTCAGAAACGTGCTCGAGAAGCAGCTAGCGCATTAAACATCGATTACCTTACTGGTGTAGAAATTTCTGTCACTTGGATGGGAGAGACGATTCATATTGTTGGTCTTGGAATTGATGCTGAACATACTGGCATCATCGAAGGACTTCGCCGTACTCGTGATGGCCGAGGTAATCGCGCCAAACTCATGGCCGAACAATTACTCAAAGCAGGTATACCTGGCGCTTATGAAGGCGCACTTCATTTTGCAGGCAATCATGACTTGATTTCAAGAACACACTTTGCACGTTTCTTGGTGGAGCAGGGTGTGTGTCGCAATACCGAGCATGTATTTAAAAATTATTTAATTGAAGGTAAGCCAGGATATGTACCTCATCAGTGGGCTAAGCTCGATGATGCGGTTAGCTGGATTAAGGCGGCAGGTGGGGTGGCGGTGATTGCGCATCCTGGTCGCTACAGTAGACTCAATGCCATGCAAATGGATGAGCTCTATAAACACTTTAAGGATATTGGCGGCCTGGCGATTGAGGTGATTACTGGTAGCCATAGTCCGGACCAGTACAAAACTTTTGCAAAGATTGCCCAGCAATACGGATTTTTGGCCTCTCGGGGCTCCGATTTTCATGATCCAAGTGAGAGTCATATAGATTTGGGCAGTTTGCCGCACTTACCGGACCACCTCACGCCAGTATGGTCCGCATTTCATTAA
- the dapA gene encoding 4-hydroxy-tetrahydrodipicolinate synthase has protein sequence MPAIVTPMFEDGSLDYASLRSLLDWHVSEGTDGIVIVGTSGESPTVSVEEHCELIRVTVEQIAGRIPVIAGTGGNSTIEAIELTKFAKQVGADASLQVVPYYNKPTQDGMFAHFKKIAESVDLPVILYNVPGRTVADLAGDTVVRLAGVPGIIGIKEATGSLERGTLLINDLKRAGHQDFSVFSGDDLTAAMLMLMGGKGNISVTANIAPRLMHELCVAAMSDDVKRTREIQYQLIAVHKAMFTEANPIPVKWALHEMGKITAGIRLPLTPLSNSLREPLKAALKQANLL, from the coding sequence ATGCCGGCTATCGTGACTCCCATGTTCGAAGATGGCAGCTTGGACTACGCTAGCTTGCGTTCCTTGTTAGATTGGCATGTGTCTGAAGGTACTGACGGCATTGTTATTGTCGGCACTAGCGGTGAGTCTCCAACAGTTTCTGTTGAAGAGCATTGTGAGCTCATTCGCGTGACAGTAGAGCAGATTGCTGGACGTATTCCAGTGATTGCTGGTACCGGTGGCAACTCTACGATTGAAGCTATTGAATTAACCAAATTTGCTAAGCAGGTTGGCGCGGATGCGAGTTTGCAGGTAGTGCCTTATTACAACAAGCCAACGCAAGATGGCATGTTTGCTCACTTTAAAAAGATTGCTGAGTCAGTCGATTTGCCGGTGATCTTGTATAACGTTCCCGGTAGAACGGTTGCTGATTTAGCTGGTGATACCGTGGTTCGTTTAGCGGGTGTGCCAGGCATTATCGGTATTAAAGAGGCAACAGGTAGCCTAGAGCGCGGCACCTTATTGATCAATGATCTCAAGCGTGCCGGCCATCAAGACTTCTCCGTATTTTCTGGTGATGATCTCACCGCGGCCATGCTGATGTTGATGGGCGGTAAGGGAAACATTTCTGTCACGGCCAATATTGCTCCGCGTTTAATGCATGAGCTCTGTGTGGCTGCCATGTCTGATGATGTGAAAAGAACCCGTGAAATTCAATACCAATTGATTGCGGTCCATAAGGCCATGTTCACAGAGGCTAACCCAATCCCAGTGAAGTGGGCATTACACGAGATGGGCAAGATTACTGCTGGTATTCGCTTGCCATTAACACCTTTAAGCAATTCCTTACGCGAGCCTTTGAAGGCAGCGTTAAAACAGGCCAACCTATTATGA
- the bamC gene encoding outer membrane protein assembly factor BamC, translating into MNLLQLFRRYLSILALIVIASSALTACKSVTSNDTVDYKSAGAVRGPNLSYPPDLITAQADRRYIVQDGTATMSEYNAAVKKSTQMRSNVMTGIPGMRIARDGERRWLVVEKPAPELYPQVKDFWQENGFLLVIDSPSTGIMETDWAENRAKIAQDWIRSTIGGAIDSIYDTGERDKYKTRLEVSKPGETEIYITQRGAIEKCTSDATGNCISTIWTARPNDPELEAAFLARLMERLGMTQEQAKAMVAVPLGPKTPKAKFVQEGTNQAYIELSAGFDRAWRDVGLALDRSNFTVEDRNRSSGVYYVRYVNPKDLGDTKGFFSNLFSSKDESGMKAKKYQVLVKSTGENSANVYVQNADGKPENTPAGYQLLTLLTEQLTK; encoded by the coding sequence ATGAATCTGCTCCAACTATTCCGTCGATATTTATCGATTCTGGCTTTAATCGTTATTGCTTCTTCTGCATTGACTGCTTGTAAGTCAGTTACTAGTAACGATACTGTTGACTACAAGAGCGCGGGCGCTGTGCGCGGTCCTAATTTGTCATATCCACCCGACTTGATCACGGCGCAGGCTGATCGACGCTACATCGTTCAGGATGGTACGGCTACGATGTCTGAATATAATGCCGCTGTTAAAAAATCAACGCAGATGCGCAGCAATGTCATGACGGGTATTCCTGGTATGCGAATTGCGCGTGATGGTGAGCGTCGTTGGTTGGTTGTTGAAAAACCAGCCCCTGAGCTCTATCCACAAGTAAAAGATTTTTGGCAAGAGAATGGTTTCTTGTTGGTGATAGATTCACCATCAACTGGCATCATGGAAACAGACTGGGCAGAAAATCGCGCAAAGATTGCGCAAGATTGGATTCGCTCAACTATTGGCGGTGCAATCGATTCTATATATGACACTGGTGAGCGTGATAAATACAAAACTCGCCTAGAAGTATCTAAGCCGGGCGAGACTGAGATTTACATCACCCAGCGTGGTGCGATTGAAAAATGTACCTCTGACGCCACTGGAAATTGTATTTCTACTATTTGGACTGCTCGTCCAAACGATCCCGAGTTAGAGGCTGCATTCTTGGCTCGTTTGATGGAGCGCTTAGGCATGACGCAAGAGCAAGCTAAAGCAATGGTTGCAGTGCCTCTTGGCCCAAAAACGCCTAAAGCAAAGTTTGTTCAAGAAGGGACTAACCAAGCCTATATCGAGCTCAGCGCTGGCTTTGATCGCGCTTGGCGTGATGTTGGATTGGCTTTGGATCGCTCTAATTTCACCGTGGAAGATCGTAATCGCTCTAGCGGTGTTTACTATGTTCGTTACGTGAACCCTAAAGACTTGGGTGATACCAAAGGCTTCTTCTCCAATCTCTTTAGCAGTAAAGATGAATCTGGTATGAAGGCAAAAAAATATCAGGTGCTTGTGAAGAGTACTGGTGAGAATTCTGCAAATGTCTATGTACAGAATGCGGATGGCAAGCCAGAAAATACGCCTGCTGGTTACCAATTGCTGACTTTGTTAACGGAGCAGCTAACGAAGTAA
- the odhB gene encoding 2-oxoglutarate dehydrogenase complex dihydrolipoyllysine-residue succinyltransferase, which translates to MAIFEVKVPQLSESVAEATLLQWKKKVGDAVGQDEILIEIETDKVVLEVPAPSAGVLTEIVVADGGTVVAEQLIAKIDSTAVATAAPAVPTPAAAPAAAPVKAAAPAAKAGVAAAPSAAKILAEKNIDAGQVAGSGRDGRITKGDALNASAGGTKSAALPSAPVPMGDRPEERVPMSRLRARIAERLLESQANNAILTTFNEVNMAPVIAMRNKYKDQFEKVHGVKLGFMSFFVKAATHALKKFPLLNASVDGNDIVYHGYFDIGIAVSSPRGLVVPILRDVDQMNLADIEKKIAEFGAKARDGKLSIEELTGGTFSISNGGVFGSMLSTPIINPPQSAILGIHATKDRAVVENGQVVVRPINYLALSYDHRIIDGREAVLGLVAMKDALEDPSRLLLDL; encoded by the coding sequence ATGGCTATTTTCGAAGTTAAAGTTCCACAACTCTCCGAGTCAGTTGCTGAAGCGACTTTGTTGCAATGGAAAAAGAAGGTGGGTGACGCTGTTGGTCAAGACGAGATCTTGATTGAAATCGAAACAGATAAAGTCGTTCTTGAAGTTCCAGCACCTTCCGCTGGTGTCTTGACAGAAATCGTCGTTGCTGACGGCGGTACTGTTGTTGCTGAGCAATTGATTGCAAAGATTGACAGCACTGCTGTTGCCACTGCTGCTCCTGCTGTACCTACTCCAGCTGCTGCTCCTGCTGCAGCCCCAGTAAAAGCAGCTGCTCCTGCTGCTAAAGCTGGCGTAGCGGCCGCTCCTTCTGCTGCAAAAATTCTTGCCGAGAAAAATATCGACGCTGGTCAAGTTGCCGGTTCTGGTCGTGATGGCCGTATCACCAAAGGTGATGCATTGAATGCTTCTGCAGGCGGCACTAAATCTGCTGCATTACCTAGCGCACCTGTTCCAATGGGTGATCGCCCAGAAGAGCGTGTACCAATGAGTCGTTTGCGTGCTCGTATTGCTGAGCGTTTGCTTGAGTCCCAAGCTAATAACGCCATTTTGACTACATTCAATGAAGTTAACATGGCTCCAGTAATCGCTATGCGTAATAAGTACAAAGATCAGTTTGAAAAAGTTCATGGTGTGAAGTTGGGCTTCATGTCTTTCTTCGTGAAAGCAGCAACACATGCTTTGAAGAAATTCCCACTCTTGAATGCTTCTGTTGATGGCAATGACATCGTTTACCACGGTTACTTTGATATCGGTATCGCAGTAAGTTCACCGCGTGGCTTGGTAGTTCCGATTTTGCGTGACGTTGACCAAATGAATTTGGCTGACATTGAGAAGAAAATTGCCGAGTTCGGTGCTAAGGCTCGCGATGGCAAATTGTCGATTGAAGAGTTGACTGGCGGTACATTCTCCATCTCTAACGGCGGCGTATTCGGATCGATGTTGTCTACTCCGATCATCAACCCACCGCAATCCGCTATTTTGGGTATTCATGCAACTAAAGATCGTGCCGTTGTTGAAAACGGCCAAGTAGTTGTTCGTCCAATCAACTACTTAGCTTTGTCATATGACCACCGCATCATTGACGGCCGCGAGGCTGTGCTTGGTTTAGTTGCTATGAAGGATGCTTTAGAAGATCCTTCACGTCTTCTCCTTGATTTGTAA